Proteins encoded within one genomic window of Platichthys flesus chromosome 13, fPlaFle2.1, whole genome shotgun sequence:
- the jagn1a gene encoding protein jagunal homolog 1-A yields the protein MTSRVGPRPGGTNGSEFKLRERGTPPYQMSASLKSEVRKLNLVHLLIWLLVAAQVVVSHFNLVSHDIVSMPYQWEYPYLLSLLPLVGSSLSLPKNNISYLVLSMISAGLFTMAPLIYGGMEMFPVAQQLYRHGKAYRFIFGFSAVTVMYLIMVVAVQVHAWQLYYMKKLLDSWFNATEEKKKK from the exons ATGACGTCACGTGTAGGTCCAAGACCTGGTGGGACCAATGGAAGTGAATTTAAACTCAGAGAAAGGGGGACCCCACCTTACCAGATGAG TGCTTCCCTTAAGTCAGAGGTGCGGAAGTTAAACTTGGTTCACCTTCTCATTTGGCTGCTGGTTGCTGCTCAGGTGGTCGTCAGCCACTTCAACCTGGTGTCACATGACATAGTGTCCATGCCGTACCAGTGGGAGTACCCCTACCTGCTCAGCCTCCTTCCTCTGGTCGGTAGCAGTCTTTCACTTCCAAAGAACAATATCAGTTACCTGGTCTTGTCCATGATTAGCGCAGGGCTGTTCACCATGGCACCTCTTATTTATGGTGGAATGGAGATGTTTCCTGTCGCGCAGCAGCTCTACCGTCACGGAAAGGCCTACCGCTTCATTTTCGGATTCTCCGCAGTGACTGTTATGTACCTCATCATGGTGGTTGCTGTTCAAGTGCACGCCTGGCAGCTGTATTACATGAAAAAGCTGCTAGACTCATGGTTCAATgccacagaggagaagaagaagaaatag
- the col8a1a gene encoding collagen, type VIII, alpha 1a codes for MAPLPAPLSLTVLQLAALTYVCGGAYYGHKQHPQPYQPVQHHQHMAMGKEGFPQQQYLGKEVPYMQYPQYRKELPQMPMHKGKENARKGGGYNGGQDKGQTIPSGAEGIPQGEPGPAGPPGPEGPQGPPGPPGNGQPGPVGQPGSSGPPGVPGMGKPGLPGLPGKPGGNSEAGPQGEMGPSGENGPAGQPGPQGPPGPPGLPGIGKPGMQGLPGQPGTKAEPGHKGLPGLPGLPGPKGDKGMGQPGQPGHKGLPGPHGPAGPRGLPGFGKPGLNGAPGPHGQPGEKGHPGQQGPAGPPGEGGQPGPTGLPGQGKPGQNGLAGQPGVSGAKGHPGPPGLPGKPGLPGFGKPGLPGPKGDKGMGGSLGLPGLKGEKGHGGLPGMLGSPGPNGSPGHPGPLGPQGAMGSPGPKGDCGEGGPKGLDGGQGEPGPSGIPGKGGLPGDNGEPGPRGPPGPSGVKGDDGHKGLTGNPGPSGLPGLKGHGGLPGEVGPQGPKGIPGMDGAAGPIGPAGLPGAKGDGGLPGVPGIVGEGSPGIPGPLGPQGKEGPLGPPGKPGQPGPPGPPGPAGATGLSPDMAGVLSVMGPGVDGVKAGGYDKKGKYGGNGAEVMGVSGLEMPAFTAVLTTPFPPVGTPVVFDKLLYNGRQNYNPQTGIFTCDMPGIYYFAYHIHCKGANVWVALMRNNEPVMYTYDEYKKGFLDQASGSAVLPLQPGDTVYIQLPSDQASGLYAGQYVHSSFSGYLLYPM; via the exons ATGGCTCCTCTCCCTGCCCCCCTCTCCCTTACTGTGCTACAGCTTGCAGCACTGACTTATGTGTGTGGTGGTGCATACTATGGACACAAGCAACACCCTCAGCCATACCAGCCAGTGCAGCATCACCAACATATGGCCATGGGCAAAGAAGGCTTTCCCCAGCAACAGTACCTTGGAAAAGAGGTGCCTTATATGCAGTATCCACAGTACAGGAAGGAGCTACCACAGATGCCCATGCACAAGGGCAAAGAAAATGCTCGTAAAGGGGGTGGTTATAATGGTGGTCAAGATAAAG GACAGACAATTCCCAGTGGGGCTGAAGGAATTCCTCAAGGAGAGCCTGGTCCAGCTGGACCACCGGGACCAGAGGGGCCTCAAGGTCCTCCTGGACCTCCAGGAAATGGACAACCAGGACCTGTGGGGCAACCTGGATCTTCTGGTCCACCAGGAGTGCCTGGGATGGGAAAACCAGGTTTGCCAGGGCTGCCAGGCAAGCCAGGAGGAAATAGTGAGGCTGGACCACAGGGTGAAATGGGTCCTAGCGGTGAGAATGGACCAGCTGGACAGCCAGGACCTCAGGGTCCCCCAGGACCACCTGGGCTACCAGGGATAGGTAAACCAGGGATGCAGGGACTACCAGGTCAACCAGGGACAAAAGCAGAACCAGGTCACAAAGGGCTACCAGGACTACCAGGATTACCAGGACCCAAAGGTGATAAAGGAATGGGTCAGCCAGGGCAACCTGGTCACAAAGGTCTCCCAGGGCCCCATGGACCAGCTGGCCCAAGAGGACTGCCTGGTTTTGGAAAACCAGGCTTGAATGGGGCACCAGGCCCACATGGACAACCAGGAGAGAAAGGACATCCTGGACAgcaaggaccagctggaccaccTGGTGAAGGAGGACAGCCTGGCCCAACAGGGCTACCTGGTCAAGGAAAGCCAGGTCAAAATGGCCTTGCCGGACAGCCAGGGGTGTCAGGTGCCAAAGGACATCCAGGACCACCAGGTTTGCCAGGGAAGCCAGGACTGCCTGGGTTTGGTAAACCAGGGCTCCCAGGACCAAAGGGGGATAAAGGTATGGGTGGTTCACTTGGCCTGCCGGGCTTAAAAGGAGAAAAGGGACACGGAGGGCTGCCTGGTATGCTTGGATCCCCTGGACCAAATGGTTCACCTGGTCATCCAGGTCCCTTGGGACCACAAGGGGCTATGGGTTCCCCTGGACCTAAAGGAGACTGTGGGGAAGGAGGGCCTAAAGGGCTTGATGGAGGCCAGGGTGAACCTGGTCCTTCTGGGATACCTGGTAAGGGTGGTCTGCCAGGAGACAATGGAGAACCAGGGCCAAGAGGACCCCCAGGGCCAAGTGGTGTCAAAGGAGATGATGGACACAAAGGTCTGACTGGTAACCCTGGTCCTTCGGGACTTCCAGGGCTAAAAGGACACGGTGGACTACCCGGTGAAGTGGGACCTCAAGGCCCTAAAGGAATCCCAGGAATGGATGGTGCAGCAGGACCAATTGGGCCTGCTGGTCTTCCTGGGGCAAAAGGAGATGGTGGTCTACCTGGTGTACCGGGAATTGTAGGTGAGGGGAGTCCCGGTATTCCTGGTCCCTTAGGACCCCAAGGAAAAGAGGGACCATTAGGACCCCCTGGGAAACCAGGTCAGCCTGGCCCTCCTGGGCCACCAGGCCCAGCTGGAGCAACTGGACTGTCTCCTGACATGGCTGGAGTACTCTCCGTAATGGGCCCTGGAGTCGACGGTGTTAAGGCTGGTGGTTATGATAAGAAGGGCAAGTATGGCGGCAATGGGGCAGAAGTAATGGGTGTCAGTGGGTTAGAAATGCCAGCATTCACAGCTGTATTAACAACTCCCTTTCCACCTGTCGGCACTCCAGTTGTCTTTGACAAGCTCCTATACAATGGTCGCCAAAACTACAACCCCCAGACAGGAATTTTCACCTGTGACATGCCTGGCATATATTACTTTGCCTACCACATCCATTGCAAAGGAGCCAATGTTTGGGTGGCTTTGATGAGGAACAATGAGCCAGTGATGTATACGTATGATGAATACAAAAAGGGTTTCCTAGACCAAGCGTCAGGGAGTGCAGTGCTACCTCTACAACCTGGAGATACTGTGTATATTCAACTGCCCTCAGATCAGGCTTCAGGACTTTATGCTGGGCAGTACGTGCACTCCTCCTTTTCTGGGTATTTGTTGTATCCAATGtaa